One stretch of Patescibacteria group bacterium DNA includes these proteins:
- the hisS gene encoding histidine--tRNA ligase: MVKKAKIDKGPAKPKAVPAKRQSHMPQLLRGMKDVLPAEEKYWSHIYNIISKLARDYSYGRIETPVLEETTLFIRSVGRDTDIVEKELYSFQDMSGDNVSLRPEATASIVRAYVNHGMLNLPQPVKLWYWGPMFRHDRPQSGRYREFHQFGLEAVGEASSVVDAQLIVIAYNFFKELGLPVTVQINSLGMPESRQAFKVELVNYYRAHRGQLCEECKKRLNKNPLRLLDCKEPGCQGIRGEAPQIVDWLDEDSKNHFMKVLECLDEAEVPYILNPFLVRGLDYYTRTVFEIWSEDEDEELRQSALGGGGRYDLLVETLGGRPTPACGFAIGVERVVSHLKDKNIPVPEYEVPKIFFAQLGEQARIKAISLFEDFRRAGIKLSEAFSKDSLKAQLEVANRLGVKFSLILGQKEVLDGTILIRDMEAGIQEIVDQKKAVREVLKKLGQGTE; encoded by the coding sequence ATGGTCAAAAAAGCAAAAATTGATAAAGGACCGGCTAAGCCAAAGGCGGTGCCGGCAAAACGGCAGAGCCACATGCCTCAGCTTTTGCGCGGCATGAAGGATGTTCTGCCCGCTGAAGAAAAATACTGGAGCCACATTTATAATATAATAAGTAAATTGGCGCGGGATTATTCATATGGCCGAATTGAGACCCCGGTTTTGGAGGAAACGACTTTATTCATCCGTTCGGTGGGCCGCGATACGGATATTGTGGAAAAAGAACTATATTCTTTTCAAGATATGAGCGGAGACAACGTTTCATTGCGTCCCGAGGCAACGGCTTCAATCGTCCGGGCGTACGTCAATCACGGCATGCTCAATTTGCCGCAGCCGGTCAAACTATGGTATTGGGGGCCGATGTTCCGCCACGACCGGCCGCAGTCCGGTCGCTATCGGGAATTTCACCAGTTTGGGCTTGAGGCAGTCGGCGAAGCGAGTTCGGTGGTTGATGCCCAACTTATTGTCATTGCTTACAATTTTTTTAAAGAACTGGGCCTGCCGGTAACGGTGCAGATAAACAGCCTGGGCATGCCGGAGTCAAGGCAGGCGTTCAAGGTTGAGCTGGTTAATTATTACCGGGCGCACCGCGGCCAGTTGTGCGAGGAATGCAAGAAACGGCTGAACAAAAATCCGTTGCGTCTTTTGGACTGCAAGGAGCCCGGCTGCCAGGGGATTAGGGGCGAGGCGCCTCAGATCGTGGATTGGCTGGACGAGGATAGTAAAAATCATTTCATGAAAGTGCTTGAATGCCTGGATGAGGCCGAAGTTCCGTATATTCTTAACCCATTCTTAGTTCGCGGACTGGATTACTATACCCGTACGGTTTTTGAAATATGGTCTGAGGATGAAGATGAGGAATTGCGCCAGTCGGCGTTGGGCGGCGGCGGGCGATACGATTTATTGGTTGAAACTCTGGGCGGTCGGCCAACCCCGGCCTGCGGATTCGCGATCGGGGTGGAGAGAGTGGTGAGTCATCTCAAAGACAAAAATATCCCGGTTCCTGAGTATGAAGTGCCCAAAATATTTTTTGCCCAGCTTGGCGAACAGGCGCGTATCAAGGCAATCAGCCTTTTTGAAGATTTTCGCCGGGCAGGCATCAAGTTGTCTGAAGCTTTTTCCAAGGATTCGCTCAAAGCCCAGCTTGAAGTTGCCAATCGTCTCGGAGTTAAATTTTCGCTAATCTTAGGTCAAAAAGAGGTGTTGGACGGCACAATTCTAATTCGGGACATGGAGGCTGGCATCCAGGAAATCGTTGACCAGAAAAAGGCGGTCCGCGAGGTTCTGAAAAAGCTCGGGCAGGGAACTGAATAA
- the lepB gene encoding signal peptidase I, with protein sequence MGFFKKNKPEEEILRPKSTAAVAVGFIFEIVQVVAISLAIIIPIRYFLIQPFYVKGASMEPNFYDHEYLIIDELSYRLGDPDRGDIIVFRYPADPKQYFIKRVIGLPNETIEIKDGQVFVYNEGNAEGTEMQEEYLENVYTAGQKKVKLRGDEYYVLGDNRGSSLDSRSFGPVNRDYIVGRVWLRGWPVNKLKMFQSPEYNI encoded by the coding sequence ATGGGATTTTTTAAGAAAAATAAGCCGGAAGAGGAAATTCTTAGGCCAAAGAGCACGGCCGCGGTTGCAGTTGGTTTTATTTTTGAGATTGTCCAGGTCGTGGCGATTTCGCTCGCAATTATTATTCCGATCCGCTACTTTTTGATACAGCCTTTTTACGTGAAGGGCGCTTCCATGGAGCCGAATTTTTATGATCACGAATATTTGATTATCGATGAATTGAGTTACCGCCTCGGCGATCCGGATCGCGGTGACATTATTGTTTTTCGGTATCCGGCCGATCCGAAGCAGTATTTTATAAAAAGGGTGATTGGATTGCCGAATGAAACAATCGAAATCAAAGACGGCCAGGTATTTGTCTATAATGAAGGTAACGCCGAAGGCACAGAAATGCAGGAAGAATATCTTGAAAATGTCTATACTGCCGGTCAGAAGAAGGTAAAACTAAGAGGCGATGAATATTATGTGTTGGGTGATAACCGCGGTTCGAGCCTTGACTCGCGGAGTTTCGGGCCGGTAAACCGCGATTATATCGTCGGGCGGGTTTGGCTGCGCGGCTGGCCGGTCAATAAGCTCAAGATGTTTCAATCACCGGAGTATAATATATAA
- a CDS encoding 30S ribosomal protein S21 — protein sequence MAEVKRRRGESFETLVRRFSRRVQQSGKILQAKKVRFRPENKSYTKRKASALRRESLRKKRDYLIKTGQIREELEKAYRRYR from the coding sequence GTGGCAGAAGTTAAAAGGCGGCGGGGCGAAAGCTTCGAAACGCTAGTTCGGCGTTTCTCGCGCCGTGTTCAACAGAGCGGAAAGATTCTTCAGGCAAAGAAGGTCAGATTTAGGCCGGAAAATAAGAGCTACACAAAAAGAAAGGCGAGCGCGCTACGGCGCGAGTCTCTGCGCAAAAAAAGAGATTATCTCATCAAGACCGGCCAGATTAGAGAAGAACTGGAAAAGGCGTATCGCCGATATCGCTAA